A single window of Rhodamnia argentea isolate NSW1041297 chromosome 5, ASM2092103v1, whole genome shotgun sequence DNA harbors:
- the LOC115728862 gene encoding zinc finger transcription factor YY1, which produces METHYIHNLFDRRPILKAKTPAVKWVKEWVPQDVVATGGKCYVLKWVTESSLKALKDKEKEPKVPEPEPEPTTEVLFLCSYEGCGKTFIDAGALRKHSHIHGERQYVCHYEGCGKKFLDSSKLKRHFLIHTGERDFVCPYEGCGKAFSLDFNLRSHMKTHSQENYHICPYADCGKRYAHEYKLKNHIASQHEKNAVVEVTKYTPPPEKITTKASKPSSGAYGSASSDRPYACPYETCDKAYIHEYKLKLHLRREHPEYMADENAENATRNADHEMDEASDQDNYGGKRANGKSQKQSRQKPNLKTPPAKSAKRKRAASPTPITLNVVKKPWPVKEDMYEEDDSEETEEDQENVEGWRYAENEDDDEETEYED; this is translated from the exons ATGGAGACTCATTACATCCACAATCTCTTCGACCGACGCCCCATCCTCAAGGCCAAGACTCCCGCTGTCAAGTGGGTCAAAGAatg GGTGCCACAAGATGTCGTAGCAACTGGCGGGAAGTGCTATGTCTTGAAATGGGTTACAG AGAGCTCATTGAAGGCCttaaaagataaggaaaaggaGCCAAAGGTGCCAGAACCAGAGCCAGAGCCAACTACTGAAGTCCTTTTCCTCTGCAGCTATGAAGGATGTGGGAAAACCTTTATTGACGCTGGTGCTTTGAGAAAGCATTCTCACATTCATGGAGAAAGACAGTATGTGTGTCACTATGAGGGATGCGGAAAG AAATTTTTGGATAGTTCGAAATTAAAAAGGCACTTTCTTATTCACACTGGGGAAAGAGATTTTGTATGTCCTTATGAAGGCTGTGGTAAG GCATTTTCCCTGGATTTCAACCTGAGGTCCCACATGAAAACACATTCTCAGGAGAACTATCATATTTGCCCATACGCAGATTGTGGAAAGAGATATGCTCATGAGTACAAGCTTAAGAACCACATTGCATCTCAGCATGAAAAG AATGCAGTAGTTGAGGTGACGAAGTACACACCTCCTCCGGAGAAGATCACTACTAAAGCTTCTAAGCCTTCCAGTGGAGCTTATGGGTCGGCATCATCGGATCGCCCTTATGCTTGTCCGTATGAGACATGTGACAAGGCTTATATTCAtgagtacaagctcaagcttcaCTTGAGAAGAGAGCATCCCGAGTACATGGCTGATGAGAATGCTGAGAATGCCACACGCAATGCGGATCATGAAATGGACGAAGCTAGTGATCAAGATAACTACGGCGGAAAGCGCGCCAACGGGAAAAGCCAGAAGCAAAGCAGACAGAAGCCGAACTTGAAGACACCTCCAGCAAAGTCCGCTAAGAGGAAACGTGCCGCCAGCCCTACTCCCATCACTTTGAATGTGGTGAAGAAACCGTGGCCAGTTAAAGAAGACATGTATGAGGAAGATGATAGTGAAGAAACAGAGGAGGACCAAGAGAATGTGGAGGGATGGAGATATGC